A genomic segment from Xiphophorus maculatus strain JP 163 A chromosome 6, X_maculatus-5.0-male, whole genome shotgun sequence encodes:
- the fastk gene encoding fas-activated serine/threonine kinase, producing MLCWSTGWRFLSPAHLLPPRHAAQSVAMYATRLYSTAGGGGGGGGGLKQGRRAGLAVLEGPQPHLPHHLHPPPPPTYPLYQGRPDAHRGPHFHHHYHPHHLAPPPMPPHYQHHVPVHSYGGGATAGGGGKKKTWNFIHEKMSYDTFFTMKRLIERSRQPDEVLRWVTQNPAKISHNHYPVALQKIGQLLQATPSPRVAGDGAEGEASEADRRQILDQPDFQTLCNAIVNDCAKFDNFSIVNCLYAVASLGLPSDSKVVVVLEAESQSRLNQFNQKDVSMVFSSSMRLHPGSQHPLTEACLAGLEKNLERERHPQTLFLLLSYYRLKWRSLQTPDPAAGGAAAISTPSNPEQLVTNRKILRLVKHTLASVSGVRDQEMALLDEMLAACAREASNKSLELIFSSHLFYQNRQEKFINSLAEELPKKVDSITPYTMALIAKYIARHRLRETRLLDTIADFLIRKAEYLDSKVIQKLVFPFSRMSYRPSAEQQFFSRLEEAVELKALSSPLATVNILMSLFQLGHFPGTVLHRVFSSAFISNVTNSPYALIVRRYLSLLDAAVELEYRDYIGPRLQDAHKVLMFDHALTADEVNRKYSYKGLVAEALRQLLGEHSYKQDEVLPPGYYTDFVLWLDGSGRVLPIRSGPCVHPPCITVTTKSAAGAVAAMTAELQCFSPFVAPEDGGDPSSPAANGAGGATEDRAFRPRPPERPLAVTDAGPLDYGPYYVPAAQFYPGLAKEPSVESQDSSTLSSPPSDGAAPPPAAPRGPDSLFQFSIGKILEDEGAAAASEVQGAQMAGFFSEGVATTRADPDGPSPEQRHIRRVILSVNDKWHYCHNSEVLVGSRAMRDRHLRLLGYIILQLPYHELEKLNGIEEVKQYLHQKLLDVPL from the exons ATGCTGTGTTGGTCCACTGGGTGGCGCTTCCTGAGTCCAGCTCACCTCCTCCCTCCTCGACACGCCGCTCAGTCCGTCGCCATGTACGCCACCCGCCTCTACAGCACTgcggggggaggagggggaggcGGAGGCGGGCTTAAACAAGGCAGGAGGGCAGGGCTGGCGGTGTTGGAGGGTCCTCAACCTCACCTCCCCCACCATCTTCACCCGCCGCCTCCCCCGACTTACCCTCTCTACCAGGGCCGTCCAGATGCCCATCGAGGACCTCACTTCCACCATCACTACCACCCTCACCACCTGGCTCCACCCCCTATGCCTCCACATTACCAGCACCATGTGCCGGTCCACTCCTACGGGGGAGGAGCAACGGCCGGCGGTGGCGGCAAGAAGAAAACGTGGAACTTCATCCATGAGAAGATGAGCTATGACACGTTTTTCACCATGAAGCGTCTAATCGAACGCTCGCGGCAACCCGACGAGGTTCTGCGCTGGGTCACACAGAACCCCGCCAAGATCTCCCACAACCATTACCCCGTCGCCCTGCAAAAGATCGGCCAGCTGCTGCAGGCCACGCCATCGCCGCGGGTCGCTGGGGATGGCGCGGAGGGCGAAGCTTCAGAGGCAGACAGGCGGCAGATCCTGGACCAGCCGGATTTCCAGACCCTCTGCAACGCCATCGTCAACGACTGCGCCAAGTTCGACAACTTCAGCATCGTCAACTGCCTGTACGCTGTTGCCTCGCTCG GACTACCTAGTGACTCCAAGGTGGTGGTGGTCCTGGAAGCGGAATCCCAGTCCAGATTGAACCAGTTCAACCAGAAGGACGTGTCCATGGTGTTCAGCTCCAGCATGCGGCTGCACCCGGGCAGCCAGCACCCGCTGACCGAGGCCTGCCTCGCTGGCCTGGAGAAGAACCTGGAACGAGAACGCCACCCGCAAACGCTGTTCCTGCTGCTCTCTTACTACCGACTCAAGTGGCGCTCGCTGCAGACGCCAGATCCGGCTGCAGGGGGTGCCGCCGCTATCAGCACGCCTTCGAACCCAGAGCAGCTAGTCACCAACAG GAAGATCCTGCGACTTGTCAAGCACACTCTGGCCAGCGTCAGCGGCGTCCGCGACCAGGAGATGGCACTGTTGGATGAGATGCTGGCGGCCTGTGCTCGAGAGGCCAGTAACAAGAGTCTGGAGCTGATCTTCAGCTCTCACCTGTTCTACCAGAACCGACAGGAGAAGTTCATCAACAGCCTGGCAG AGGAGCTACCCAAGAAGGTGGACAGCATCACGCCATACACCATGGCCCTAATCGCCAAGTACATTGCCCGCCATCGGCTCCGGGAGACCCGGCTTCTCGACACCATTGCCGACTTTCTGATCAGGAAGGCCGAGTACCTGGATAGTAAG GTAATCCAGAAGCTAGTGTTCCCATTCAGCAGGATGAGTTACCGTCCGTCAGCCGAGCAGCAGTTCTTCTCCCGGCTGGAAGAGGCGGTGGAGCTCAAGGCGCTAAGCTCGCCGCTTGCCACCGTCAACATCCTCATGTCCCTGTTCCAGCTTGGCCACTTCCCTGGAACCGTGCTGCACCGAGTCTTTTCCTCTGCCTTCATCAGCAATGTCACAA ATAGTCCCTATGCGCTGATTGTCAGAAGGTACCTGTCTCTACTGGACGCAGCTGTAGAGTTGGAGTACCGTGACTACATCGGCCCTCGCCTACAGGACGCACACAAGGTGCTGATGTTTGACCATGCCCTCACAGCGGACGAGGTCAACCGGAAGTACAG CTATAAAGGTCTGGTGGCTGAAGCTCTGCGCCAACTGCTGGGAGAACATAGCTACAAACAGGACGAGGTGCTGCCCCCTGGATACTACACAG acTTTGTGCTGTGGTTGGatggttctggtcgggttctgcCCATCCGGTCTGGACCCTGTGTCCATCCCCCCTGCATAACCGTAACGACCAAGTCAGCTGCAGGGGCCGTTGCCGCGATGACCGCAGAGCTACAGTGCTTCTCTCCGTTTGTGGCACCAGAGGACGGCGGCGACCCCTCCAGTCCGGCGGCCAACGGAGCGGGCGGGGCCACAGAGGACAGGGCCTTCAGGCCACGTCCCCCAGAGCGCCCCCTGGCCGTCACCGACGCCGGGCCCCTGGACTACGGCCCCTACTACGTTCCCGCGGCGCAATTCTACCCGGGCCTGGCCAAGGAGCCGTCGGTGGAAAGCCAGGACAGCTCCACCCTCAGCAGCCCCCCGTCGGACGGCGCCGCCCCTCCCCCTGCAGCCCCGAGGGGCCCCGACTCCCTCTTCCAGTTCTCCATCGGGAAGATTCTGGAGGACGAGGGGGCCGCGGCCGCCTCGGAAGTCCAGGGCGCGCAGATGGCCGGGTTCTTCTCTGAGGGGGTCGCCACCACCAGGGCGGACCCGGATGGCCCGTCCCCAGAGCAACGGCACATCCGCAG GGTCATCCTGTCTGTGAATGACAAGTGGCACTACTGCCACAACTCTgaggttctggtcgggtccCGCGCCATGAGAGACCGCCACCTGCGACTGCTGGGCTACATCATCCTGCAG CTTCCGTACCACGAGCTGGAGAAGCTGAACGGCATCGAGGAGGTGAAGCAGTACCTGCACCAGAAGCTGCTGGATGTCCCACTATGa